The window TCACGATCGGCCCGGACCCCAGCACCAGAATGGTTTTGATGTCATCCCTGCGCGGCACGGCTCATTTCCTCAGCAGGCAATGGGCGGGACGGGTAAAAAAAAGGGGGCCCGAAGCCCCCCGGTATCGTTCCGATGCGCGAGGCGGACGGCTCATTGGGCCGGCTTTTTGCCTCCTCCGGTCCGGGCGGGACCCGAGGTCCGCTTCGTCTTCGCCTTGGCGGCGGTCGCTTCGTGGGCGTGAGGGTGCTCGTGGCCGTGCTCGCCGTGGGCGTGCTCGTGCCCCTTGTCGTGGGCCTTCGCTTTCTTCTTGCCCTTTCCCGTCTCGGCGGCCGCTTCCTCGCCCGCGGCTTCCTTCGTTTCCTTCTCCTTCTTCTTCGCCTTCTTGCCCTTCTTCCCCTTGTCGAAGTTGGGCTCGGAGCCGATCAGCTCCAGAATGGCGACCTCGGCCGCGTCCCCCTGCCGGTATCCCAGCTTCAGGATGCGGCTGTAGCCGCCCGGACGCTGGGAAAA is drawn from Candidatus Polarisedimenticolia bacterium and contains these coding sequences:
- the rplQ gene encoding 50S ribosomal protein L17, whose protein sequence is MRHQRALRKLGRTTEHRIAVLRNLSTALFQHERITTTLIKAKEVRPFAEKLITLARRDDLHSRRLAGRDIQDRGVLKKLFDTLGPRFSQRPGGYSRILKLGYRQGDAAEVAILELIGSEPNFDKGKKGKKAKKKEKETKEAAGEEAAAETGKGKKKAKAHDKGHEHAHGEHGHEHPHAHEATAAKAKTKRTSGPARTGGGKKPAQ